The genomic region GCCGCTGGATTCCCGGCTGCATCTGGCCGAATTGGCCCGTGCCCTGCTGCCAGAGCATGCCGAGTGGCACCTGCAGAACGTCGCGGCGACAGACCCCTCACCGCGCATGCGGCGCCTGGCCGAGGACGCCCTCGGGCGCAGGTTTATCGGCTGGCGCTGAGACGGCTCACGGGCGCGCATCAAGCACAAGTCGTTCGGCATTGAGGTGCAAGGGGCTATCGGCCTGCTCGACCTTGCCTGAGCCATTTGCACCGATCACGACGAACTCTGCCGGGTCGAGTTCAGCCCACACGCAAAAGTCGCGATCATTGATGGCGCCGGTATAGAAGGCGCCGAGCCCCTCGGACGCGCAGGCCAAGTACCAGGTCTGCGACAGGTGCCCTGCGTCCGTGAAAAGGACCTTGTACGCCTTTGCGTGACGCCTGTACTTCCAGTAGTTCCGGCTCGATCGTGCAGCCTGGAAGATGATGACCGCCGCGTCCGCGAAGAAAGACTGCCCGGTCAGCAGTTCTGTCATGCGCGACCTCAGCGTTTCGACGTTCTCCAGCTTCACCGCGCTCAGCGCATGCGCCCCGCACTCGTAGTGATACAAGCCGCTGGCCAGCCCTTCGACGTTCAGGCAGACAACAAACGCCTCGATCGGGTGGAGCCCACCGCCTGAGGGGCTCAGCTTGTGCCCCGCTGATAGGCCTGGAGCGATCTCGCGCACCCCGAGCATGCCGAAACTCAGGCGAAGCAGGCGGGCAAGCGCGTCCTTGGCAATCGCCGTCTGGACGCAGAACGCTCTTGATGTGCTCCTGTGCATGCACAGCTCAGCCAACGCGCTGTCACCCAGGTCATCCTTGAGCCATGTCCTGCTTGCGCCCTGGGGGTGCCGCCAGAACTGCTCCGGTGCCCGGCCATGGTTGGCGATGTGTCTTCGCAGGCGCTCGGGCGACGCCGTGCCCTGCTTCTCCGCCAAGGGGTCGTCGCTTGAGATGCCAGACCAGGCACTCATCGCGTGATAAAGCAGGCTGATGGGGTGCCATGCTGATCGACCCAAGCGTGCATCCTCGACCTCAAGCGCACCGTGTGCCCCCTCTACGTCGGCCGCAAGCAGCAGGCCTCGCTCCACCAGGCCAGCCAGCAGCGCTACCGAGACTCCAAGCCGCGCAAGCAGGGACTCGGTGGTGCTCCAGCGGTCTGCCGGAACCTCGCAGAGCAGCCCAAGCTCCTCGGCACCCAGGGCAATCCGCTTGCCCGTGATCGGGCAGAGCAGCTCGATCCTGATGCAGGAGCCGGGCTGCGGGCTCCCCGCCAATAGCGCCTTGAGGTCGATCTGCACTTCATCCCTTATGGCGATGAAGTGCAGATGACGCCTGCGCACACGCTCAGGCAACACCGAGTTCAAGCGAGTCCATCCCATGCATGCTTCGTACACAGACACGCGCGCACCCGTCGGGCGCCAACCTCTCCGCCATCAGACACTGAAGATAAGAATGGCCATGCGGCCATGCCCCTCAAGCTCGATCTCGCTGACCATCTGCCGCAGTGCTTCCGGGTCTGGCAAGGTGATCCCACCTTCACCCGGCAGAAGGTCGGCGTCGAATCCGTACTGGCCCAGCACTGCCGCGGGCTCACGCAGCAGGGATTCACGGAAGGCCACGTCATGGGCCAGACGGTTGACGAACTCCACGGTCTGATTGTTCTGCATCGCGCTGCACTCCTTGTGTGCCGCCGGGGTGGAAAGGAACCGAAGCCTGGGCGCCGGCGAACTGCCCGCTGGCCTCTTGAGAAACCTTGCTACGTGTCATTGTCGAGGGTGCAGGGACAGCACCCCCCTGGGCGAACCGTGCAACCTGCAGTCAGGATCAAGCCTCCCAAGGCTCCGGCCGCATATCCAGTTCAGTGCGCGAAGCATCGATGATGCCGAATCCGTTCGCGCCTATGACTATGCTGTCCAGAGGGTCTAGACCCGCCCACTGGACGAAATCCGCGTCGTTGACGGCTCCCGTGAAGAAAGCACCCAGGCCGAGGTCGGCCGCTGCCAGATAGAGCGTTTGCGACAGGTGGCCGGAATCCATGAACAACACCTTGTAGGCCTTGGCGTGCTTTCTGTACTTCCAGGTGTTTCTGGAAGCGCGCGCCACATGGAACACCAGCGCGTGCGCCTCTGCAAAATAGGACTGGCCGATGACGAATCGCTCGATGCAGCTTCGCAGTATCTCGGTGTCCACCGGACGCAGCAAGGCCAGCGCGTGCCTGCCCCACTCGTAGTGGTACAGCCCGCTTTCCAGCCCTTCGACGTTGACAACCAGTACATAGGGCTCGATGGGATGCAGGCCACCCCCTGACGCGCTCGTGCGCTTCATGGCGACGCAGTGCGGCGCAAGGGTTCGGGCAC from Lysobacterales bacterium harbors:
- a CDS encoding putative peptide maturation dehydrogenase, with protein sequence MNSVLPERVRRRHLHFIAIRDEVQIDLKALLAGSPQPGSCIRIELLCPITGKRIALGAEELGLLCEVPADRWSTTESLLARLGVSVALLAGLVERGLLLAADVEGAHGALEVEDARLGRSAWHPISLLYHAMSAWSGISSDDPLAEKQGTASPERLRRHIANHGRAPEQFWRHPQGASRTWLKDDLGDSALAELCMHRSTSRAFCVQTAIAKDALARLLRLSFGMLGVREIAPGLSAGHKLSPSGGGLHPIEAFVVCLNVEGLASGLYHYECGAHALSAVKLENVETLRSRMTELLTGQSFFADAAVIIFQAARSSRNYWKYRRHAKAYKVLFTDAGHLSQTWYLACASEGLGAFYTGAINDRDFCVWAELDPAEFVVIGANGSGKVEQADSPLHLNAERLVLDARP